The following proteins are encoded in a genomic region of Nitrospirota bacterium:
- the plsY gene encoding glycerol-3-phosphate 1-O-acyltransferase PlsY — MKLTLLIIYSFILGSIPFGLIIARMKGIDPRKVGSGNIGATNILRSAGRMAGILTLLGDSLKGVAAVAIGRALGVGAFYEGILGISAIAGHNFSLFLGFRGGKGVATSLGAVLIYMPQAGMIAIAIWLLVALITRYSSLGALVTFAFLPLIAFMLGEGREKIVIAGIISLFIFIRHIGNIKRLLKGTERGFGEKI, encoded by the coding sequence ATGAAACTTACCCTGCTTATAATCTATTCCTTTATCTTAGGCTCTATACCATTTGGCTTAATAATCGCAAGGATGAAAGGCATTGACCCGAGGAAGGTTGGCAGTGGGAACATCGGTGCAACAAACATCCTGAGGTCTGCTGGCAGGATGGCAGGCATACTTACACTTCTTGGAGACAGCCTTAAGGGTGTGGCAGCAGTTGCAATTGGAAGGGCACTGGGTGTTGGTGCATTTTATGAAGGCATCTTAGGTATTTCAGCCATAGCAGGTCATAATTTCTCTTTATTTTTAGGATTTAGAGGAGGCAAGGGTGTTGCAACAAGCCTTGGGGCTGTATTGATTTATATGCCACAAGCAGGTATGATTGCAATTGCAATATGGCTTTTAGTTGCGCTCATAACAAGGTATTCCTCGCTTGGTGCACTGGTGACATTTGCGTTTCTGCCACTTATTGCTTTTATGCTCGGTGAAGGCAGGGAGAAAATAGTTATAGCAGGTATAATCTCGCTTTTCATTTTTATAAGGCACATTGGTAATATAAAAAGGCTTTTAAAAGGCACTGAAAGGGGATTTGGTGAGAAGATTTGA
- the pgsA gene encoding CDP-diacylglycerol--glycerol-3-phosphate 3-phosphatidyltransferase, with amino-acid sequence MSTLRFNLPTILTLSRIIVIPLFILITPFHPFWGALVFAIASLTDLFDGYFARRSGQITKFGIILDPIADKFLVISALILLVDMGKVSVWIAIIIIVREFLITGLRVVALSKDIVIKAEMGGKLKTTAQFTAIIFLILGRSIPPQAIFGIDLFDIGTVLIWVAVLLSIVSGIQYSVNFSRKLLNMPEHD; translated from the coding sequence ATGAGTACTCTGAGATTTAATCTACCAACTATACTTACATTAAGCAGGATTATCGTAATACCGCTTTTTATCCTGATTACACCATTTCATCCTTTTTGGGGTGCCCTTGTATTTGCCATTGCATCTCTGACAGACCTCTTTGATGGCTATTTTGCAAGAAGGTCAGGACAGATAACGAAATTTGGAATAATACTTGACCCCATTGCGGATAAATTCCTCGTCATATCAGCCCTCATACTGCTCGTTGACATGGGAAAGGTCTCGGTGTGGATAGCTATTATAATCATAGTAAGGGAATTTCTCATAACAGGACTCAGGGTCGTTGCCCTTTCAAAGGACATAGTGATTAAGGCAGAGATGGGCGGAAAGCTGAAGACAACTGCCCAGTTCACTGCAATAATATTCCTCATACTGGGCAGGTCGATACCTCCTCAGGCGATATTTGGCATTGACCTCTTTGATATAGGGACCGTCTTGATATGGGTAGCAGTTTTACTTTCCATCGTGTCGGGGATTCAATATTCGGTAAACTTCTCAAGAAAGCTCTTGAATATGCCAGAGCATGACTGA
- a CDS encoding HAD-IIIA family hydrolase has product MSKKELTKKAKNIKLLILDVDGVLTDGSIVLDNRGNELKAFHVRDGHGIKMLQRAGIHVAIITGRYSKVVERRAKELGITEVYQRCHIKSVAYEQVLSKFGISDSEIAYIGDDIVDIPLFRRAGLSVAVSDAEEEAKSFAMMITKKRGGRGAVREVIDFLLRSKGLWDKLIDEYSEI; this is encoded by the coding sequence ATCTCAAAAAAAGAACTAACTAAAAAAGCAAAAAACATTAAGCTCCTCATTCTCGATGTAGACGGTGTTCTTACAGATGGCTCTATTGTTTTAGATAACAGAGGCAATGAGCTTAAGGCATTTCATGTAAGGGATGGACATGGAATAAAGATGCTCCAAAGGGCTGGGATACATGTTGCCATTATTACAGGAAGGTATTCAAAGGTAGTTGAAAGAAGGGCGAAAGAGTTGGGCATAACAGAGGTTTATCAGCGTTGTCACATAAAGTCAGTTGCATACGAGCAGGTGCTTAGCAAATTCGGTATCTCGGATTCCGAGATAGCCTATATAGGGGATGATATAGTGGACATCCCTCTTTTCAGGCGTGCAGGGCTTTCTGTGGCAGTTTCCGATGCAGAAGAAGAGGCAAAGTCATTTGCCATGATGATTACAAAAAAAAGAGGAGGAAGGGGCGCTGTGAGAGAGGTAATAGATTTCCTTCTCAGGTCTAAAGGGCTCTGGGATAAACTCATCGATGAGTACTCTGAGATTTAA